The following proteins are encoded in a genomic region of Zea mays cultivar B73 chromosome 9, Zm-B73-REFERENCE-NAM-5.0, whole genome shotgun sequence:
- the LOC100286138 gene encoding acyltransferase precursor: MELLPLLTWLLLAHALACLAWTAAARRRQSRCYLLDYVCHKPSDDRKLSTETAGNVIQRNARLGLTDYRFLLRVIVRSGIGEETYAPRNILEGREDSPTLEDAVDEMDAFFDEAIAELFARTGLAPRDVDVLVFNVSMLSPAPSLSSRIVRRYGLREDVAAYNLTGMGCSAGLIALDLARNALRTRPRALALVVSSESIAPNWYSGTDKTMMLANCLFRSGGSAVLVTNDPARRGQAKMELSCLVRANIGASDDAHACALQREDGEGRVGISLSKALPKAAVRAFAVNLRRLAPRVLPVGELARFAARLLARRLFTTSPHLRQQHLSGGKQKGDAAAAPKINFKAGVDHFCLHPGGTAVIEAVKKSLDLEDEDVEPARMTLHRWGNTSASSLWYVLSYMEAKGRLKVGDRVLMVTFGSGFKCNSCVWEVTGDMADKGAWADCIDAYPPEKLANPYLDKFGWINDVDGDTLML; this comes from the coding sequence ATGGAGCTGCTTCCTCTGCTCACGTGGCTCCTCCTTGCGCACGCCCTGGCCTGCCTGGCCTGGACGGCCGCCGCGCGGCGCCGGCAGTCTCGGTGCTACCTCCTGGACTACGTCTGCCACAAGCCCAGCGACGACCGCAAGCTGTCCACGGAGACGGCCGGCAACGTGATCCAGCGCAACGCGCGGCTGGGGCTCACCGACTACCGCTTCCTCCTCCGCGTCATCGTCCGCTCCGGCATCGGCGAGGAGACCTACGCCCCGCGCAACATCCTGGAGGGCCGCGAGGACTCGCCCACcctggaggacgcggtggacgagATGGACGCCTTCTTCGACGAGGCCATCGCCGAGCTCTTCGCCCGGACCGGCCTCGCGCCCCGCGACGTGGACGTGCTCGTCTTCAACGTCTCCATGCTCTCCCCGGCGCCGTCGCTGTCGTCCAGGATCGTGCGCCGCTACGGCCTGCGCGAGGACGTGGCGGCGTACAACCTCACGGGCATGGGGTGCAGCGCGGGCCTGATCGCGCTGGACCTGGCCCGGAACGCGCTCCGGACGCGTCCCCGGGCGCTGGCGCTGGTGGTGTCGTCCGAGTCCATCGCGCCCAACTGGTACTCCGGCACCGACAAGACTATGATGCTGGCCAACTGCCTGTTCCGCAGCGGCGGCTCCGCGGTGCTGGTGACCAACGACCCGGCGCGGCGCGGGCAGGCCAAGATGGAGCTCAGCTGCCTGGTGCGCGCCAACATCGGCGCCAGCGACGACGCGCACGCGTGCGCGCTGCAGCGCGAGGACGGCGAGGGCCGCGTCGGGATCAGCCTGAGCAAGGCGCTCCCCAAGGCCGCCGTGCGCGCCTTCGCCGTCAACCTGCGCCGCCTCGCGCCGCGCGTGCTCCCCGTGGGCGAGCTCGCGCGGTTCGCCGCGCGTCTCCTCGCCCGGAGGCTCTTCACGACGTCCCCGCACCTGCGTCAGCAGCACCTATCGGGCGGCAAGCAGAAGGGCGACGCGGCGGCGGCCCCAAAGATCAACTTCAAGGCCGGGGTGGACCACTTCTGCCTCCACCCCGGCGGCACGGCCGTCATCGAGGCGGTGAAGAAGAGCCTGGACCTGGAGGACGAGGACGTGGAGCCGGCGCGGATGACGCTGCACCGGTGGGGGAACACGTCGGCGAGCAGCCTGTGGTACGTGCTGTCGTACATGGAGGCCAAAGGGCGGCTCAAGGTCGGGGACAGGGTGCTCATGGTCACGTTCGGGTCGGGGTTCAAGTGCAACAGCTGCGTGTGGGAGGTGACCGGCGACATGGCCGACAAGGGGGCGTGGGCCGACTGCATCGACGCCTACCCGCCGGAGAAGCTCGCCAACCCGTACTTGGACAAGTTCGGTTGGATCAACGATGTCGACGGCGATACCCTGATGCTCTAA